From a single Pelodiscus sinensis isolate JC-2024 chromosome 4, ASM4963464v1, whole genome shotgun sequence genomic region:
- the LOC106731659 gene encoding uncharacterized protein LOC106731659 — translation MKPILSPQTGYSGSKPDLIQRIELGEAELWVQDTEDSMESSRSESPSSAGRTVQGGMRRQLECGESAGGKQDPTAHGGNHGQVGVGPHAECRNRVSQRPDLAAGQPSHSCVDCGKSFSNASALAQHQRTHSGERPYRCSDCGRGFIRASALNQHWRTHTGERPYCCADCGKDFAQLSHLTAHQHTHTGEQRYRCVDCGQSFCWAKSLHRHRRMHAKAWPYRCVDCGKDFGDAASLHRHRRTHTGERPYLCADCGKSFGSTWTLTQHRRTHTGERPYCCADCGKGFSNASTLTHHRRTHTGERPFQCTDCGKSFSNASALTQHWHTHTGERPYRCADCGKGFGSASTLTKHQRTHTGAQPYRCSTCGKDFSQQANLTRHLATHANASRPPPGPEGLPGAHGLDTAAPDTGQAVVQAPWLQRAEGTRDPGGCSGAGASQLLEAAQARGGDRGAWSLPGRRRLPGAAPARAGEALPGHGCSGAGAGRRLRVPPGAGAAAGPGGASLGEVPAGQSRPGAAGQGQEEPGLGAAGGAGAQAPVPGPGRRALSAGRLCQQPPVAFEDVALYFTRAEWELLSPPEKQLYREQMLRNYRALVSLGFSGSTPDLICRIELGESELWIQDAKNFKESSWPEGESSAAPGVPGGTRTPSDCGESVAGKQGPTFQSPAQDTVRPQGKLSQSPELATHPRLPMGQYHHHCLDCGKSFGDTAALTQHWQTHAEEQPYQCADCGRGFRQSSKLRRHQRTHTGERPYRCASCGRGFAQQSHLNEHQRTHTGEWPYRCAACGKGFTYLSGLRTHQRVHAGEQPYRCTACGRGFTQSSNLRTHQRTHTGERPYRCTDCGRGFAQRSHLSEHQHTHTGVWPYRCAACGKGFAYLSGLRTHQRVHTEEWPYSCHDCGKSFSRASALSRHQRTHTGERPFQCMDCGKSFARSSHLGRHQHMHSREQPYRCAECGKLFLQLASLTRHQGTHTNASLPLPGLEGLLAAGGPGTAPTDAGQELLGGRDSSVV, via the exons ATGAAACCCATTCTTTCCCCCCAAACAGGCTATTCAGGTTCCAAACCAGACTTAATCCAGCGGATTGAGCTAGGGGAGGCAGAACTCTGGGTTCAGGATACCGAGGACTCCATGGAAAGCTCCAGGTCTGAAAGCCCCTCCTCAG CAGGGCGCACGGTCCAGGGAGGAATGAGGAGACAGCTGGAATGTGGGGAGAGTGCGGGAGGAAAGCAGGATCCCACGGCCCATGGGGGGAACCATGGACAGGTTGGAGTTGGTCCCCATGCCGAGTGTAGAAACAGAGTCAGCCAGAGACCGGACCTGGCTGCAGGGCAACCGTCCCACAGCTGCGTGGACTGCGGGAAGAGCTTCAGCAACGCCTCGGCACTGGCCCAGCACCAGCGCACGCACAGCGGGGAGCGGCCGTACCGGTGCTCTGACTGCGGCAGGGGCTTCATCCGAGCCTCGGCGCTGAATCAGCACTGGCGCACGCACACCGGGGAGCGGCCCTACTGCTGCGCCGACTGTGGCAAGGACTTCGCTCAACTCTCACACCTGACGGCCCATCAGCACACGCACACCGGGGAGCAACGGTACCGCTGTGTCGACTGCGGCCAGAGCTTCTGCTGGGCCAAATCGCTGCACCGGCACCGGCGCATGCACGCCAAGGCGTGGCCCTACCGCTGCGTCGACTGCGGCAAGGACTTCGGTGATGCCGCCTCGCTGCACCGCCACCGGCGCACACACACCGGGGAGCGGCCCTACCTCTGTGCCGACTGCGGCAAGAGCTTCGGCAGCACCTGGACGCTGACCCAACACCGGCGCACGCACACCGGGGAGCGGCCGTACTGCTGCGCCGACTGTGGTAAGGGCTTCAGCAATGCCAGCACGCTGACCCACCATCGGCGCACCCACACCGGGGAGCGGCCCTTCCAGTGCACGGACTGTGGCAAGAGCTTCAGCAACGCCAGTGCCCTGACCCAGCACTGGCATACGCACACCGGGGAACGGCCGTACCGCTGTGCCGACTGCGGCAAGGGCTTCGGCAGCGCCAGCACGCTGACCAAGCACCAGCGCACCCACACCGGGGCCCAGCCATACCGCTGCTCCACCTGCGGCAAGGACTTCAGCCAACAGGCAAACCTCACCCGGCATCTAGCCACGCACGCTAACGCCTCTCGACCGCCGCCAGGGCCTGAGGGGCTTCCAGGAGCCCATGGGCTTGACACAGCAGCACCAGATACAGGCCAGGCTGTGGTTCAGGCTCCATG GCTCCAGCGAGCCGAGGGGACGCGGGACCCAGGCGGCTGCAGCGGCGCAGGGGCCTCCCAGCTGCTGGAGGCGGCGCAGGCGCGGGGCGGGGATCGCGGTGCCTGGTCCCTGCCCGGCCGCAGGCGGCTCCCGGGTGCAGCCCCGGCGCGCGCGGGGGAGGCGCTGCCCGGCCATGGCTGCAGCGGGGCCGGCGCAGGTAGGAGGCTGCGGGTCcctcccggggcgggggcagcagcggggccggggggcgcgtCCCTGGGGGAGGTCCCGGCCGGGCAGAGCAGACCGGGGgcggccgggcaggggcaggaggagcctgggctgggggctgcgggcggggcgggggcgcaaGCGCCTGTTCCCGGCCCGGGGCGGCGGGCGCTGAGTGCGGGTCGCTTGTGCCAGCAGCCCCCGGTGGCGTTCGAGGACGTGGCTCTGTATTTCACCCGGGCGGAGTGGGAGCTCCTGTCCCCGCCGGAGAAGCAGCTGTACCGGGAGCAGATGCTGAGGAATTACCGGGCCCTGGTTTCCCTGG GCTTTTCAGGCTCCACCCCGGATTTAATCTGCCGGATCGAGCTCGGGGAGTCAGAGCTCTGGATCCAGGATGCCAAGAATTTTAAGGAAAGTTCCTGGCCGGAGGGAGAGTCTTCAG CAGCGCCTGGAGTCCCAGGAGGAACAAGGACACCGTCGGACTGTGGGGAGAGCGTGGCGGGAAAGCAGGGTCCCACATTCCAGAGCCCTGCACAGGACACAGTCCGTCCCCAGGGTAAACTCAGCCAGAGCCCGGAGCTGGCTACACACCCAAGGCTCCCCATGGGGCAGTATCACCACCACTGCCTTGACTGCGGCAAGAGCTTCGGTGACACGGCCGCCCTGACCCAGCACTGGCAAACGCACGCTGAGGAGCAGCCCTACCAGTGCGCCGACTGCGGCAGGGGCTTTAGACAGAGCTCCAAGCTGAGGCGGCACCAGCGCACGCACACCGGGGAGCGGCCCTACCGCTGCGCCTCCTGCGGCAGGGGCTTCGCGCAGCAGTCCCACCTGAACGAGCACCAGCGCACGCACACGGGGGAGTGGCCCTACCGCTGCGCCGCCTGCGGCAAGGGCTTCACGTACCTCTCCGGCCTGAGAACGCACCAGCGCGTGCATGCCGGGGAGCAGCCCTACCGCTGCACGGCCTGCGGCAGGGGCTTCACGCAGAGCTCCAACCTGCGAACGCACCAGCGCACGCACACCGGGGAGCGGCCCTACCGCTGCACCGACTGCGGCAGGGGCTTTGCGCAACGGTCCCACCTGAGCGAGCACCAGCACACGCACACGGGGGTGTGGCCGTACCGCTGCGCCGCCTGCGGCAAAGGCTTCGCGTACCTCTCCGGCCTGAGAACGCACCAGCGCGTGCACACGGAGGAGTGGCCGTACAGCTGTCACGACTGCGGCAAGAGCTTCAGCAGGGCCAGCGCGCTGAGCAGGCACCAGCGCACGCACACCGGGGAGCGGCCCTTCCAGTGCATGGATTGCGGCAAGAGCTTTGCACGGAGCTCGCACCTCGGGAGACACCAGCACATGCACAGCAGGGAGCAGCCGTACCGCTGTGCCGAGTGTGGCAAGCTCTTTTTGCAGTTGGCCAGCCTCACCCGACACCAGGGCACCCACACCAACGCCTCTCTGCCACTGCCAGGGCTTGAGGGGCTTCTGGCGGCCGGGGGGCCCGGCACAGCACCCACAGATGCAGGTCAGGAgctgcttggggggagggatagctcagtggtttga